The following proteins are encoded in a genomic region of Amyelois transitella isolate CPQ chromosome 14, ilAmyTran1.1, whole genome shotgun sequence:
- the LOC132902513 gene encoding PIH1 domain-containing protein 1-like: MCVKTFTKPDNKKLFVNICLTDAIPCPRDITNNELMQILSSEDPSSYRVPMSIGEGRIEQDKSGAPATVYDVAINPDFFKKVEKDDLFQTFFLTVVLEGLQDKYQLEIDMQKYTILKNRKSIGTLQSHRIQIRDIKSVEEKTKPPLIEEIQAPNQDLSKKEIVYRLTRVPPIGEIEYLLAEFKIPPCIELKDLSLVIGEDRLVLDSKRFEVVDFFLPCSVDQDIIDAQLNRNNNILYVKMPVIH, encoded by the exons ATGTGTGTCAAGACATTTACAAAACCAGATAATAAGAAACTCTTTGTGAATATATGTTTAACAGATGCTATTCCCTGCCCCAGGGATATCACTAATAATGAATTGATGCAAATCTTGAGTTCTGAAGACCCATCTAGTTACAGAGTTCCCATGAGCATTGGGGAAGGCAGAATTGAACAAGACAAATCAGGAGCACCAGCAACTGTCTACGATGTCGCCATAAATcctgatttttttaagaaagtaGAGAAAGATGActtatttcaaacttttttCTTAACTGTTGTCCTTGAAGGGTTGCAAGATAAGTACCAATTGgaaatagatatgcaaaagtATACTATTTTGAAGAATAGAAAGTCAATTGGTACATTACAATCTCATAGAATACAAATAAGAGATATCAAGAGTGttgaagagaaaacaaaacCTCCACTTATCGAAGAAATTCAGGCTCCAAACCAAGATCtgtctaaaaaagaaatagtctACAGGCTTACGAGGGTGCCACCAATAGGGGAAATTGAATACCTCTTAGctgaatttaaaatacctcCTTGT ATTGAATTAAAAGACTTGAGTTTAGTCATCGGTGAAGATCGTTTGGTTTTGGATAGCAAGCGATTCGAAGTTGTGGATTTCTTCCTACCTTGCAGCGTTGATCAAGACATAATAGATGCCCAATTGAATAGGAATAATAAT atTTTGTACGTGAAAATGCCTGTTATACACTAA